In the Coregonus clupeaformis isolate EN_2021a unplaced genomic scaffold, ASM2061545v1 scaf2776, whole genome shotgun sequence genome, one interval contains:
- the LOC121556801 gene encoding splicing factor U2AF 65 kDa subunit: protein MADFEEFEKQLSENRQEREKERRKKRSGSRSQSRSEKHRSWSKDRGNRSREKQSRSRDRKSRERRSTSRDHKKHSYSPRRTRKKRTCRYWDVPPPGFEHITPLQYKAMQAAGQIPTIALLASAATTGLAVTPTQVPIVGSQMTRQARRLYVGNIPFGVTEESMAEFFNAQMRLAGLSQAVSIPVLAVQINQDKNFAFLEFRSVDETTQAMAFDGIIFQGQSLKIRRPHDYRPLPGISEQPAFHVPGVVSTVVPDSPHKLFIGGLPNYLNDDQVKELLTSFGPLKAFNLVKDIATSLSKGYAFCEYVDVSATDQAVAGLNGMQLGDKKLIVQRASVGAKNANPTAIIETPVTLQVPGLQRLQKSGLPTEVLCLLNMVMPEELVDDEDYEEILEDIREECCKYGSVRSIKIPRPVDGVEVPGCGKIFVEYVSAADCQKAMQALTGRKFANRVVVTKYYDPDMYHRQEFLG, encoded by the exons ATGGCTGATTTTGAGGAATTCGAAAAACAGCTGAGTGAAAACCGACAGG agagagagaaggagagacgcaAGAAGAGGAGCGGCAGTAGGTCTCAGAGCCGCAGTGAGAAACATCGCAGCTGGAGCAAAGACCGGGGCAACCGGAGCCGAGAGAAGCAAAGCCGCAGTCGAGACAGGAAGAGCCGGGAGCGGAGGAGCACCTCACGGGATCACAAGAAGCACAG CTATTCTCCACGAAGAACAAGGAAGAAAAGGACCTGCAGATACTGGGATGTGCCTCCCCCTGGCTTTGAACACATCACACCATTGCAGTACAAAGCTATGCAAG CGGCTGGGCAGATACCCACAATAGCCCTGCTGGCATCAGCTGCCACGACTGGGTTGGCAGTAACACCCACCCAAGTGCCCATAGTTGGCAGTCAGATGACTAGGCAGGCTCGACGTCTCTATGTTGGCAATATTCCCTTTGGTGTGACCGAG GAGTCTATGGCAGAGTTCTTCAATGCCCAAATGAGGCTTGCAGGCCTATCGCAAGCCGTTAGCATCCCTGTGCTTGCTGTGCAGATAAATCAGGATAAGAACTTTGCATTCCTAGAG TTCCGGTCTGTTGATGAGACCACACAGGCCATGGCTTTTGATGGAATCATTTTCCAAGGTCAATCGTTGAAGATAAGACGACCACATGACTACCGGCCTCTACCTGGCATTTCAGAACAACCTGCTTTTCATGTCCCAG GTGTCGTGTCCACAGTGGTACCAGACTCCCCACATAAACTGTTTATTGGAGGCCTACCCAACTATCTCAATGATGATCAG GTGAAGGAGCTCTTGACATCATTCGGACCACTCAAAGCTTTCAACCTTGTGAAGGATATTGCCACGTCACTGTCCAAAGGTTATGCCTTTTGTGAATATGTAGACGTCAGTGCGACTGATCAG GCAGTGGCTGGGCTCAACGGCATGCAACTAGGTGACAAAAAGCTAATCGTTCAGAGAGCAAGTGTGGGGGCCAAAAACGCCAATCCG ACTGCCATCATCGAGACCCCGGTGACGCTGCAGGTGCCTGGGCTGCAGAGACTTCAGAAGTCTGGGCTGCCCACAGAGGTGCTGTGCCTGCTCAACATGGTGATGCCTGAGGAGCTGGTGGACGACGAGGACTATGAGGAGATCCTGGAGGACATCAGAGAGGAGTGCTGCAAGTACGGCAGCGTGCGCTCCATCAAGATCCCCCGGCCCGTCGACGGAGTGGAGGTCCCTGGCTGTGGCAAG ATCTTTGTGGAGTATGTTTCTGCTGCAGACTGTCAGAAAGCCATGCAGGCCCTCACTGGCCGCAAGTTTGCCAACAGAGTGGTGGTCACCAAATACTATGATCCAGACATGTATCACAGACAGGAGTTCTTAGGGTAG
- the LOC121556821 gene encoding myosin phosphatase Rho-interacting protein-like: MSGQKSANPCNKFQANIFYKSKCQNCFKSQELHLPTDHCKDQAKPIYGGWLCLAPEGTDFDNPIQRSRKWQRRFFILYEHGSLSFALDKLTSTLPQGTVNMNLCTEVIDAEPKTGQKNALCVITPEQELFIRGENKEIINGWSEQLVVYPRTYKQNQKKKRKVEPTTSQEPSPAKMAATEPSFSVMESGDPRSSLWQGKRPGEGPDAAPVWTVTDTDPPGQDETPAGHDPHYLPSASSDSLTFDSSLRLSNGSCISSSVSSLDSVASEGTDTSSDSQPTEPTPYRGLPPANKNNRAERSCYNEPGKAGRCALGEDLGQAGSRKGRSEARSNQREKLQSCGDLSPGQLTVPPPQRRAKSLDRRTSESVMTPDLLNFKKGWMMKLDKGDQWRKYWFVLSADSLRYYKDSLAEENSDLDGEIDLTKCHNVSEYQVQRNYGFQIHTQKCVFTLSAMTAGIRRNWIQALMKNVHPSKAPDVASSLPVHRIPCSPSESLAHPKPDVTQDSSPSSEVPTERVQGPKQIRIRERRREGRSKTFDWAEFRPMVLLASEQEVQQEETKEPLQMEVGDLERKRRREERRRRYDSMLGFPMRDISPRSPKTHQRVQREIEQCWQQVERTAYRQEKTVPLYTESKGKDKEDMGILLETYNRRVEELKGQLAESDHRRLELEAHLSTALGRQHHASLPLEAPLCPEADLPSLKSLTDMYRETRELLQQQELKRQNIQEQLGLSLSSGPLEKHSSPGTHPSPPPSIWLHGTEGYLQELENLFPDCSISVNTPVMSPTSDTELSSDSVPQNGSENRGPNLGSETSSQRQFENGRHQQTSIPESHTKSCAWSPDSLSMEETQERANSMTIDNLLCSETPRPTEEYVDPDQAIVMRRLSQEVELLSSQNEALNQRNQEMLNQLTEADREIERLKAELITQYSGPQFLPEVEQHSQAKVEGLEKELRRRDQQLQEAQSLLASMDQRLKETEVQLQLRKVTFKGLGFPAEEEEEDEDEEEEAGEENINTHHLGEKEREHLQQCLQAMEAKQLELERQLQHTEQTCRELQAHNTELREAERLYTQRAMEAEADIVRFNEEVEKERTVEKESGLRCSSEGKWQEEVILVSGEERVQQVVEGIMLMSRTLGRVAQVIDRSDMNVVKVPLDRKCLEVNQTVVRQFHLEEEFWGRLLNGLKVNPSQSNEDKLTDMILSQILEQMVVEKQMLLLAHSLFSHNKKDLNTDTGGLDRMNGCRSLRDLDIIGNIAGEKGSEMKEEEDDERISNVYNQHNDTDDFISRHFTEITQERIFLLNQIASSVGASANDELQSLAQRLCHFHNVNEPRLASIHCTAMEAFSSYRLSRLNTLHKSQLQETQQGLLIASPLMCSRCAGLLSENQQLGARLSDLERQWSSSVGLGMTTLRQGEHIDSQQTDTKLLDTASEQKTETPAINAAGKMEVESPNQGVTAVEEVCRVRRCAEVVEGDYLTNSMESPMIKVESKLDEVEKGIQEVDTDKDVEERSTAEPHEEANTLGEEELEVVLSSLRRRVKDLEEQLSVMADIKAEHDGRMASLQLKHKEDIEKLKATYEHGFVTMEESQQRILGELQHRHQQDLQRLQIDTDRLLEEETAATITVIEAMKNTHRAELKRELQRACHENNNAGDVNLGEICRQHSEELASCHRELDVLSQQYSLKCLESSHLGQALEAERQALCQCQQENQDLRTRNQELSGHLAAEITRLCSLAKQDAFPLSQERDVYELEITLRVKESEVQCLKQKITSLKDELQTAHRDKRYATETYKDIYTELSIMRAKAERDLGQLRENLRLAHKALGELSPAVDTDNNEYQGR; this comes from the exons ATGTCTGGACAAAAGAGTGCGAATCCGTGTAATAAATTCCAAGCCAACATTTTTTATAAAAGTAAATGTCAGAACTGCTTCAAGTCTCAGGAGCTGCATCTTCCGACTGATCATTGTAAGGACCAG GCCAAACCCATCTATGGAGGCTGGCTCTGCTTGGCTCCTGAGGGGACAGACTTTGACAATCCAATTCAGAGGTCAAGG AAATGGCAGCGTCGATTCTTCATCCTGTATGAACATGGCAGCTTGAGCTTTGCACTGGACAAGTTG ACAAGCACTCTGCCACAAGGCACAGTGAACATGAATCTGTGTACAGAGGTGATTGACGCAGAGCCTAAGACAGGCCAGAAGAATGCTTTGTGCGTCATCACACCTGAACAGGAGTTGTTTATCCGGGGGGAGAACAAGGAGATCATCAATGG CTGGAGTGAACAACTAGTTGTTTACCCACGGACTTATAAGCAGAATCAGAAGAAGAAACGTAAAGTAGAACCCACTACTTCCCAG GAGCCCAGCCCAGCAAAGATGGCTGCCACTGAGCCCAGTTTCTCAGTCATGGAAAGTGGTGACCCTCGCTCCAGCCTGTGGCAGGGAAAGCGGCCTGGTGAGGGTCCGGATGCGGCCCCTGTCTGGACTGTGACAGATACTGATCCCCCGGGCCAGGACGAGACCCCTGCAG GTCATGATCCCCACTACCTCCCTTCAGCCTCCAGTGACTCCCTGACCTTTGACAGTAGTCTGCGACTCTCCAACGGCTCCTGCATCAGTAGCTCTGTGAGTTCCCTGGACTCTGTGGCTAGCGAGGGGACTGACACCAGCAGCGACAGCCAGCCCACAGAGCCTACGCCATACAGAGGCCTCCCACCTGCCAACAAGAACAACAGGGCAGAGAGAAG CTGCTACAATGAGCCAGGGAAGGCTGGGAGGTGTGCTTTGGGAGAGGACCTGGGTCAGGCTGGATCCAGGAAGGGCAGGAGTGAAGCTCGCAGCAACCAGAGAGAG AAACTGCAGTCGTGTGGAGATCTAAGCCCAGGTCAACTCACCGTCCCTCCTCCTCAGAGAAGAGCTAAGTCACTGGACCGCAGGACCTCAGAGTCTGTCATGACT CCTGATTTGCTGAACTTCAAGAAAGGGTGGATGATGAAACTGGATAAAGGGGATCAG TGGAGGAAATACTGGTTTGTGCTGTCAGCTGACAGTCTGAGGTACTACAAGGATTCCCTTGCAGAGGAg AACTCAGATCTGGACGGGGAGATTGACTTGACCAAGTGTCATAATGTCTCAGAGTACCAGGTCCAGAGGAACTACGGCTTTCAGATCCAT ACCCAGAAGTGTGTCTTTACTCTGTCAGCCATGACTGCAGGGATACGGAGAAACTGGATCCAGGCCCTCATGAAGAATGTCCATCCATCTAAAGCTCCTGATGTAGCCAG CAGCTTGCCAGTCCATCGTATCCCCTGCAGCCCATCAGAGTCCCTGGCCCACCCTAAGCCAGACGTGACCCAggactcctccccctcctctgagGTCCCTACAGAGAGAGTCCAGGGCCCCAAACAGATCCGCATCCGTGAGAGGAGACGCGAAGGGCGCTCCAAGacctttgactgggctgagttcAGGCCTATGGTCCTGCTAGCCTCTGAGCAGGAGGTGCAGCAGGAGGAGACAAAGGAGCCTCTTCAGATGGAGGTAGGGGacctggagaggaagaggaggcgagaggagaggaggaggaggtatgacAGCATGCTAGGCTTCCCTATGAGAGACATCAGTCCCAGGTCACCCAAGACTCACCAGAGAGTGCAGAGGGAGATTGAACAATGCTGGCAGCAGGTGGAGAGGACTGCCTATAGACAGGAGAAGACTGTTCCATTGTACACTGAGTCCAAGGGCAAGGATAAAGAGGATATGGGGATACTACTGGAGACCTACAACAGGAGG GTTGAGGAGTTGAAGGGCCAGTTGGCAGAGTCGGACCATCGCAGGCTTGAGCTGGAGGCTCACTTGAGCACTGCATTAGGACGCCAGCATCATGCCTCCCTGCCG CTTGAGGCCCCGTTGTGCCCAGAAGCTGATCTTCCCTCTTTGAAAAGCCTGACTGACATGTACAGGGAGACCAGAGAGCTCCTCCAGCAACAGGAGCTGAAGAGACAGAACATACAGGAGCAGCTTGGCCTGTCCCTGTCATCAGGCCCTCTGGAGAAACACAGCTCCCCTGGAACTCACCCATCACCACCACCCAGCATCTGGCTGCATGGTACCGAGGGATACCTCCAGGAGCTGGAGAATCTGTTCCCTGACTGCTCTATATCAGTAAACACACCTGTCATGTCACCAACCTCAGACACAGAACTCTCATCTGACTCTGTGCCTCAGAATGGAAGTGAGAACAGAGGGCCTAACTTGGGCAGTGAAACCAGCTCTCAGAGACAGTTTGAAAACGGAAGACATCAACAGACATCGATTCCAGAATCGCACACAAAGAGTTGTGCATGGAGCCCAGATTCACTGAGCATGGAGGAAACTCAGGAAAGAGCAAACAGCATGACAATAGACAACCTGCTATGCTCTGAGACACCCAGGCCCACGGAGGAGTACGTAGACCCAGACCAGGCCATCGTGATGAGGAGACTATCCCAGGAGGTAGAGCTGCTCAGCAGCCAGAACGAGGCCCTCAACCAGCGCAACCAGGAGATGCTCAACCAGCtgacagaggcagacagagagatagagagactgaAAGCAGAGCTTATCACTCAGTACAGTGGGCCCCAGTTCCTCCCTGAGGTGGAGCAGCACAGCCAGGCCAAAGTGGAGGGCCTGGAGAAGGAGCTGCGCAGGAGAGATCAGCAGCTCCAGGAGGCCCAGTCCCTACTAGCCTCAATGGACCAGCGTCTGAAGGAGACAGAGGTACAGCTGCAGCTCAGGAAGGTCACTTTCAAAGGCCTGGGCTTCCCagcagaagaggaggaggaagatgaggatgaagaggaggaagctggggaGGAGAATATCAACACACACCACCTTGGAGAGAAGGAGCGGGAACACCTTCAACAGTGTCTGCAGGCCATGGAGGCCAAGCAATTAGAGCTAGAGAGACAGCTCCAGCACACAGAACAGACCTGCAGGGAGCTGCAGGCCCACAACACAGAACTCAGAGAGGCTGAGAGGTTGTACACCCAGAGAGCCATGGAGGCAGAGGCTGACATCGTAAGGTTTAATGAGGAAGTAGAGAAGGAAAGGACGGTGGAGAAAGAAAGTGGATTGAGGTGTAGCAGTGAAGGCAAATGGCAGGAGGAGGTAATATTGGTTTCAGGTGAAGAAAGGGTTCAGCAAGTGGTGGAAGGGATTATGTTGATGTCCAGAACCTTAGGGAGAGTAGCGCAGGTGATTGACAGGTCAGATATGAATGTGGTAAAGGTGCCATTAGATAGAAAGTGTTTGGAGGTGAACCAGACAGTAGTCAGGCAGTTTCACTTAGAGGAGGAGTTTTGGGGAAGGCTGTTGAACGGTTTGAAGGTCAACCCATCTCAGTCCAATGAGGATAAACTCACAGATATGATTCTAAGTCAGATTTTAGAACAGATGGTAGTGGAAAAGCAAATGCTCCTCCTAGCTCATAGTCTTTTCTCTCATAATAAGAAAGATTTAAACACAGACACTGGAGGCCTGGACAGGATGAATGGATGCAGGTCTTTGAGAGACCTGGACATAATTGGAAACATAGCAGGTGAAAAAGGTTCAGaaatgaaagaggaagaggatgatgagaGGATATCGAATGTGTACAACCAGCATAATGACACTGATGACTTCATAAGCCGACATTTCACAGAgatcacacaggagagaattttCCTGCTCAACCAAATCGCCTCCTCAGTCGGAGCCTCGGCCAATGACGAGCTCCAGTCCCTGGCACAAAGACTTTGTCATTTCCACAATGTAAATGAGCCCCGGTTAGCTTCCATACACTGCACCGCCATGGAAGCCTTCTCATCCTATCGTCTCAGTAGGCTTAACACTCTACACAAAAGCCAACTTCAAGAGACTCAACAGGGACTGCTCATTGCTTCTCCTTTGATGTGCAGCAGATGTGCTGGGCTGCTGAGTGAAAACCAGCAGCTTGGGGCCAGACTGTCAGACCTGGAGAGACAGTGGAGTTCCTCAGTGGGATTAGGGATGACCACCCTGAGGCAGGGAGAACACATAGACTCACAGCAAACAGACACAAAGCTACTAGACACTGCAAGTGAGCAGAAGACAGAGACGCCTGCAATAAATGCTGCAGGTAAAATGGAGGTGGAAAGCCCAAACCAGGGAGTGACTGCAGTAGAGGAAGTGTGCAGGGTTAGAAGGTGTGCGGAAGTGGTGGAGGGTGACTACCTGACCAATAGCATGGAGAGTCCAATGATAAAGGTGGAGAGTAAGCTAGATGAGGTAGAGAAAGGAATCCAGGAAGTTGATACTGATAaggatgtagaggagaggagtacTGCTGAACCCCATGAAGAAGCAAACACTCTGGGGGAAGAGGAGCTGGAGGTTGTGTTATCATCACTGAGACGTCGTGTGAAGGATCTGGAGGAGCAGCTGTCTGTCATGGCCGACATTAAAGCAGAGCATGATGGGAGAATGGCGTCTCTCCAGCTGAAACATAAGGAGGACATAGAAAAGCTAAAG GCCACATATGAGCATGGCTTTGTCACCATGGAGGAGTCCCAGCAGAGGATCCTGGGAGAGCTGCAGCACAGACACCAGCAGGACCTGCAGCGCCTGcagatagacacagacagactgctGGAGGAGGAGACGGCTGCCACTATCACAG TAATTGAAGCAATGAAGAACACTCACCGTGCCGAACTcaagagagagttacagagggcATGCCATGAAAACAACAATGCAGGAGACGTGAATCTTGGAGAAATATGCAGGCAACACAG tgaggaGCTGGCCTCCTGTCACAGGGAGCTGGATGTGTTGTCCCAGCAGTACTCTCTAAAGTGTCTGGAGAGCTCCCATTTAGGCCAGGCcctggaggcagagagacaggctctGTGTCAGTGTCAGCAGGAGAACCAGGACCTCAGGACTCGCAACCAG GAGTTGAGTGGCCATCTAGCTGCAGAGATCACCAGACTGTGCTCTCTGGCTAAGCAGGACGCCTTCCCTCTTAGTCAGGAGAGAGATGTGTATGAGCTGGAG ATCACCCTGCGTGTGAAGGAGTCAGAGGTGCAGTGCCTCAAGCAGAAGATCACCTCGCTCAAGGACGAACTCCAGACAGCCCACAGG GATAAGAGGTATGCGACAGAGACGTACAAGGACATCTACACAGAGCTGAGCATCATGAGGGCCAAGGCAGAGAGAGACCTGGGACAGCTCAGGGAGAACCTGAGGCTGGCCCACAAAGCACTGGGAGAGCTCTCACCTGCAGTGGACACAGATAATAATG AGTATCAAGGAAGGTAA
- the LOC121556820 gene encoding transcription factor 20-like, protein MELSSQDPLPMALDLSKRCGKSHLNPRTTEVLDLMKKPSWHSITDDHVSMPCMQLLSEKTLTDTGVRLSYGTRTCVRSPLLHNGMDRSLRDSGLYEPHPTERLNAESPISESIEGEESQSDSDVILLVSSSKEAPSPQDYLDRGSVSPLVDSPSPGAVSLGEAKGCFLLPQTLSSPSPDNTYSEDSSESTEGMSVNAKPVLNLSELAALYGKSVSSPVDISSDDSDVIEVPITNEKKKIPSLPVDVQNEKRLTGEASNVVKKSLSPHPRTIQPEVSAQKPTNNVTRHHSKIHTKNLSRILPKEHSVDTMDSKEKSSSSEDESWLQPTVYLYRCVVDSDDSDVDRRTVRQDPSESLRSSRRPQRGSSPATESRPKATHVEDIQQEWTKPSSPRSKRSGTKQKTHQRSPAKQASSSRKAAASKTKRRREKHKQAGSSSMFSHEEAEIKLKYANYKQDKRASKSENFCPFVHMEQREYSACTVINDQQEEKDVRQNKGQQQQPTGSGSLSGVVPKTSCYRLGRLSSKSKCQPLMVCCLCGGSANAVGLGDLHGPYYPTGPALEEQGKQQAQKEEHKDSELSVDCKIGLWGQVEKNGLHELSNVPSIEAVDDDCCIIVSDCESSTLPSAKKLRTNGCVVNGHSPPVVPHNTNECWIHEDCGIWSTGVFLVKGKLYGLEEAVRFAQETVCSTCHAAGATMGCFQKGCPNKYHYSCAAQSGCVLNEENFSMRCPKHKNKSFRGVNMPANR, encoded by the exons ATGGAGCTGTCATCTCAAGACCCTCTTCCTATGGCTTTGGATCTCTCAAAGAGATGTGGGAAGAGTCATCTGAATCCCAGGACCACAGAGGTTCTGGACCTGATGAAGAAGCCCAGCTGGCACAGCATCACTGACGACCATGTGTCCATGCCCTGCATGCAGCTCCTCTCTGAGAAAACACTAACAGACACAGGTGTCAGACTCTCCTACGGGACTAGGACTTGTGTTCGCTCCCCCCTTTTACATAATGGTATGGACAGAAGCTTACGGGACTCAGGGTTGTACGAGCCACACCCTACAGAGCGCTTAAATGCAGAGAGCCCCATTTCTGAAAGTATTGAGGGAGAAGAGAGTCAGAGTGACTCTGATGTCATTTTGCTTGTTTCCAGTTCTAAGGAAGCACCCTCACCTCAGGACTATTTAGACAGGGGATCTGTTAGTCCCTTAGTGGATTCTCCGTCCCCTGGCGCTGTCTCTTTGGGTGAAGCTAAAGGTTGTTTTCTACTGCCCCAGACACTGAGTTCCCCCAGTCCTGACAATACATACTCAGAGGATTCATCTGAAAGCACAGAGGGGATGTCGGTGAACGCAAAACCTGTTCTTAACCTGTCGGAATTAGCTGCTTTGTATGGGAAATCTGTCAGTTCTCCTGTGGATATCTCAAGTGATGATAGTGATGTCATTGAAGTTCCCATCACCAATGAAAAGAAAAAGATTCCCAGTTTACCTGTTGAtgttcagaatgagaaaaggcTGACAGGTGAAGCTAGTAATGTTGTAAAGAAAAGCCTTTCTCCACATCCTAGAACAATACAGCCTGAGGTCAGCGCTCAGAAGCCCACCAACAATGTCACTCGCCATCATTCAAAAATCCATACCAAAAACTTGAGTAGAATATTACCCAAAGAACATTCTGTCGACACAATGGACTCAAAGGAGAAGTCATCTAGTTCAGAGGATGAGTCTTGGTTACAGCCAACTGTCTACCTGTACAGGTGTGTAGTAGATTCTGATGACTCTGATGTGGACCGTCGGACAGTTCGACAGGACCCCTCTGAGAGCCTACGTTCCTCTAGAAGGCCACAGAGAGGATCATCACCTGCTACAGAGTCAAGGCCCAAGGCCACACATGTGGAAGACATCCAACAGGAGTGGACAAAGCCCTCTTCACCCAGGAGCAAAAGGTCAGGAACCAAGCAGAAAACCCACCAGAGAAGCCCAGCAAAGCAGGCCTCAAGTAGTAGAAAAGCAGCAGCAAGTAAAACAAAACGAAGGAGGGAGAAACACAAACAAGCTGGCTCATCCTCCATGTTCTCCCATGAAGAGGCAGAAATCAAGCTGAAATATGCAAACTACAAGCAGGACAAAAGGGCCAGTAAATCAGAGAACTTTTGCCCTTTTGTCCACATGGAGCAGAGAGAGTACTCTGCTTGTACAGTGATCAACGATCAGCAGGAGGAGAAGGATGTGAGGCAGAACAAAGGACAGCAACAACAACCAACTGGGTCTGGGTCTTTGTCTGGTGTTGTTCCTAAGACGTCTTGTTATCGTCTGGGTCGCCTCAGCTCAAAGAGTAAGTGTCAGCCCCTAATGGTGTGCTGCCTGTGTGGTGGGTCAGCTAATGCTGTGGGCCTAGGGGACCTTCACGGGCCTTACTATCCAACTGGACCTGCTTTGGAGGAACAAGGCAAACAGCAGGCCCAGAAGGAAGAACACAAGGACAGTGAACTGTCTGTAGATTGTAAGATAGGCCTATGGGGTCAggtagagaagaatggattacaTGAACTGAGCAATGTGCCTAGTATAGAAGCTGTAGATGACGACTGCTGCATCATTGTCAGTGATTGTGAAAGCTCCACATTGCCTTCAGCCAAAAAGCTCAGAACAAACGGCTGCGTGGTGAACGGCCACAGTCCGCCAGTGGTGCCCCACAACACCAATGAATGCTGGATCCACGAGGACTGTGGCATATGGTCCACAGGTGTTTTCTTAGTTAAAGGAAAGCTCTACGGCTTGGAGGAGGCTGTTAGGTTCGCCCAAGAAACA GTGTGTTCCACATGCCACGCAGCAGGTGCAACCATGGGCTGCTTCCAGAAAGGGTGCCCCAATAAGTACCACTACAGCTGTGCAGCTCAGTCAG GCTGTGTGCTTAACGAAGAAAACTTCTCCATGAGATGTCCAAAGCACAAG AATAAATCATTCAGAGGTGTGAACATGCCAGCCAACAGATGA